From a region of the Pseudanabaena sp. ABRG5-3 genome:
- a CDS encoding response regulator transcription factor, with product MQISTAESKPLIFLILEDHPEVAQNNCLFLQKLEPSALCIIFNNHADALERLKREIPSLVIVDLLFGTFTGEQYAIPSLRFLQQVFQDYPFLNILIYTSEYDYLKPLTNLIGRHQGGFVVVSKIERRKAFLEGARHALEGRLEIPKELRYGIELSDRELQVLSLLCKESLTDKAIAQKMNLSLKTVQNCILRLKMKLDIDYFDENITSTRVALCMQAIRRKLILP from the coding sequence ATGCAAATCAGTACAGCCGAATCTAAGCCACTCATATTTCTGATATTAGAAGATCATCCTGAAGTGGCTCAGAATAACTGTCTGTTTTTACAAAAGCTAGAGCCATCAGCGCTCTGCATCATCTTTAATAACCACGCAGATGCACTAGAACGTCTCAAACGAGAAATACCCTCTTTAGTCATCGTCGATCTTCTATTTGGCACATTTACAGGAGAACAATATGCCATACCGAGTCTAAGGTTTTTACAGCAGGTCTTTCAAGACTATCCATTCCTGAATATTCTGATTTATACCAGTGAATATGATTACCTCAAACCCCTTACAAATCTTATAGGTCGTCACCAAGGTGGGTTTGTGGTTGTCAGTAAAATCGAGCGGCGCAAAGCCTTTTTAGAAGGAGCTAGACATGCTTTAGAAGGTAGGCTGGAAATCCCTAAAGAACTGCGATATGGTATTGAATTAAGTGATCGCGAACTTCAAGTACTATCTCTACTTTGTAAAGAATCACTCACTGATAAGGCGATCGCTCAAAAAATGAATCTCTCTCTCAAAACTGTTCAGAACTGTATATTACGGCTGAAGATGAAACTAGATATCGATTACTTTGATGAGAATATTACCAGTACGAGAGTAGCTCTATGTATGCAGGCAATACGAAGGAAATTAATATTGCCGTAA
- a CDS encoding PAS domain S-box protein, with protein MTTPHLPSANSKVVTTGAILSCKSNGLKIPLILLITVPFLLSTFGIVGLISWLTFRNGYDAILNLSNQIHRKVTEQVQDRLNSYLELPYTLNQLNANSIDVEQLNASDEQKVQTLFWKQLQDFPHISNIYVATTSGQYFGARRIKNRFAVDNNTTTYMTDEFGRPQTLLMAKNRLKLSDRPWYPTVVDAGKSIWSEVYTDSITEEPAITAIKPIYGLDGELRGVLGVSMRLGDINRFLQETKVSPRGQTFIVDPSGKLVASSNLDVTIAKQNNQNKNLERILATQSQDKLTRAVSEWLNLQAENNNHRILQSTLKFNGELHFLQVGQLQNTSKLNGLDWRIIVVVPASDFMSQIKENTASTIMLCFLALSLTTIFGIISARWISRPITQLSFASQSIANGNLNQKVEYSCIVKELAILATSFNQMSRQMQKSHTRLEEYSQLLVQKVDERTQALQQEILEHERTEAALRESEEKFAKAFRSSPDGMALIATGTNKHIDVNDKWTEITGYSREEAIGLAPSDLNLWLDLQERDRMLLILESQGRVFNYEASFVTKAGKIITGLISSETIEFGGQLFAIYAVKDISDRKKIEENIKESEKKYRDLVESANCIILRWDTQGSICFLNDYGLKFFGYELEEIIGSYILDTLVSAQSVTGEDLRQMIEDICHCPEKYQLNENENICKDGRRVWVTWSNKPIYNDKGQLIEILSVGTDITDRKRAEKELQAAKEVADTANRAKSEFLANMSHELRTPLNGILGYAQILKRSDDPYKHRSGLEIIQRSGEHLLTLLNDILDLSKIEAKKLELNPSEFDLPKLLQSITDIFQLQVHVKDVELIYQPLTPIPTIMYGDEKRLRQVLINLFGNAVKFTDLGRVSFFVSAQPCESSSSISSDDKNHYKNYKIRFAIADTGVGIDPDRLEDIFLPFQQVGDRARRYSGTGLGLPICQKIVEMMGGKLQVESTLNQGSTFWFEIELAEVPKLNATVSMDSRTIIGYSGDRRKILVVDDKTENRMVLSDLLTPLGFVVAEASNGYDCINQAKIFVPDLILLDMVMPQLDGHETTKRLRQLPMFQNTAIVMVSASAFNQDRDLSLEVGCNAFIAKPVHPDTLFHTVRSLLNLDWQYEDTELESASSINTFDVYCNSEAIAQPLIAPPKCVLEKLLQMARIGDILAIQDEVMLLQETDPAFRPFARQVLDYARDFQIKRIRDFLTSQQQQSIEDLSPLAYERSA; from the coding sequence ATGACCACACCACACCTTCCTTCTGCAAATTCTAAGGTCGTCACCACTGGAGCCATACTCAGTTGTAAGAGTAATGGATTGAAAATACCTCTAATTCTGCTCATTACTGTGCCATTTTTGTTAAGCACATTTGGAATTGTGGGGCTAATTAGTTGGTTAACCTTCCGCAATGGATATGATGCAATCCTCAATCTTTCCAATCAGATCCATCGTAAGGTTACGGAGCAAGTTCAAGATCGCTTAAATTCATATTTAGAACTTCCTTATACACTCAATCAGCTTAATGCTAACAGTATTGATGTAGAACAACTCAATGCTAGTGATGAACAGAAAGTCCAAACTCTTTTTTGGAAGCAACTACAGGACTTTCCCCATATTAGTAATATTTATGTTGCTACTACTTCAGGTCAATATTTTGGAGCGAGGAGAATCAAGAACCGATTTGCAGTGGACAATAACACCACCACTTATATGACCGATGAGTTTGGGCGACCCCAGACATTACTAATGGCAAAAAATCGTCTGAAATTAAGCGATCGCCCTTGGTATCCAACCGTAGTGGACGCAGGAAAAAGTATCTGGAGTGAAGTATACACAGATTCTATTACAGAAGAGCCTGCAATTACGGCAATTAAACCTATCTATGGACTTGATGGGGAATTGCGAGGTGTTTTAGGTGTATCAATGCGGTTGGGAGACATTAATCGTTTTTTGCAGGAAACAAAGGTTAGTCCAAGGGGACAAACCTTCATTGTTGATCCTTCAGGGAAGCTAGTAGCATCTTCTAATCTGGACGTTACTATTGCTAAGCAAAATAATCAAAATAAAAATCTTGAGCGCATTTTAGCAACCCAAAGCCAAGATAAATTGACTCGGGCTGTGTCTGAGTGGTTAAACTTACAAGCCGAAAATAATAATCACAGGATTTTACAATCGACGCTTAAGTTTAATGGAGAACTCCATTTCTTACAGGTTGGTCAACTACAAAATACCTCTAAATTAAATGGATTAGATTGGCGCATTATTGTGGTGGTTCCTGCCTCTGACTTTATGTCACAAATCAAGGAAAATACAGCTTCAACGATCATGCTGTGTTTTCTTGCCCTAAGCTTGACCACTATATTTGGCATTATTTCCGCCCGTTGGATTAGCCGTCCAATTACGCAATTAAGTTTTGCCAGCCAATCGATCGCTAATGGTAATCTTAATCAAAAAGTTGAATATTCTTGCATTGTGAAGGAACTTGCAATTTTGGCAACATCCTTCAATCAGATGAGCCGCCAGATGCAAAAGTCGCACACAAGGCTAGAGGAATATTCGCAACTTTTGGTGCAGAAGGTTGATGAACGCACACAGGCTTTACAGCAGGAAATTCTTGAACATGAAAGAACTGAGGCTGCTCTAAGAGAATCAGAAGAAAAATTTGCTAAAGCTTTTCGTTCTAGTCCCGATGGAATGGCTTTAATCGCTACTGGCACTAATAAGCATATTGATGTCAATGACAAATGGACAGAAATTACAGGCTATAGTCGCGAAGAGGCAATTGGTTTAGCTCCGTCAGATTTAAATTTGTGGCTAGATCTGCAAGAGCGAGATCGGATGCTACTAATTTTAGAATCACAAGGAAGAGTCTTTAACTATGAAGCGAGTTTCGTAACTAAGGCAGGCAAAATAATTACGGGGCTGATCTCTTCTGAAACCATTGAATTTGGTGGGCAACTCTTTGCGATCTATGCGGTCAAAGATATCAGCGATCGCAAAAAAATCGAAGAAAATATTAAAGAGAGTGAAAAGAAATATCGCGATCTAGTGGAGTCTGCGAACTGTATCATTTTGCGATGGGATACCCAAGGTAGTATCTGCTTCTTAAATGATTATGGGCTAAAGTTCTTTGGATATGAGCTGGAAGAAATAATTGGTTCCTATATACTCGATACACTAGTATCTGCCCAAAGTGTTACAGGTGAAGATCTACGCCAGATGATCGAAGATATCTGTCACTGTCCAGAAAAATATCAACTCAATGAGAATGAAAATATCTGTAAAGATGGGCGACGGGTATGGGTAACTTGGTCTAATAAGCCGATCTATAACGATAAAGGACAATTAATTGAAATTCTATCCGTAGGTACAGATATTACCGATCGCAAACGGGCTGAGAAGGAACTCCAAGCTGCTAAAGAAGTTGCTGATACTGCTAATCGCGCCAAGAGTGAATTTCTTGCCAATATGAGCCATGAGCTACGGACTCCTTTAAATGGTATTTTGGGCTATGCTCAGATCCTGAAACGGAGTGATGATCCCTATAAGCATCGTTCGGGATTGGAAATCATTCAGCGTAGTGGCGAGCATTTATTAACTCTGCTAAATGACATTCTCGATCTTTCCAAAATCGAAGCGAAGAAGTTAGAACTTAATCCCAGTGAATTTGATCTTCCTAAGCTACTACAAAGTATTACGGATATTTTTCAGTTGCAAGTCCATGTAAAAGATGTGGAATTAATCTATCAACCGCTTACGCCCATACCGACAATTATGTACGGTGATGAGAAAAGGTTGCGGCAGGTATTGATTAATCTCTTTGGGAATGCCGTTAAATTTACCGATCTTGGAAGGGTCTCTTTTTTCGTTAGCGCTCAACCCTGTGAGTCTAGTTCTTCTATATCTAGTGATGACAAAAATCATTATAAAAACTATAAAATCCGCTTTGCGATCGCCGATACGGGGGTCGGTATTGATCCTGACAGGCTAGAGGATATCTTTTTACCATTCCAGCAAGTTGGCGATCGCGCCCGCCGTTATTCTGGTACAGGTTTAGGACTACCAATCTGCCAAAAAATTGTGGAAATGATGGGAGGAAAACTCCAAGTTGAAAGTACCTTAAATCAAGGCAGTACTTTTTGGTTTGAAATTGAATTGGCGGAAGTTCCTAAACTCAATGCCACAGTATCTATGGATAGCCGCACAATTATTGGTTACTCAGGCGATCGCCGCAAAATTTTGGTCGTGGATGATAAGACCGAAAATAGGATGGTATTAAGTGATTTACTAACTCCATTGGGGTTTGTGGTGGCGGAGGCAAGTAATGGCTATGACTGCATTAATCAAGCCAAAATCTTTGTACCAGATTTAATCTTGCTAGATATGGTTATGCCTCAACTTGATGGGCATGAGACCACGAAGCGACTACGTCAGTTACCCATGTTCCAAAATACGGCGATCGTTATGGTCTCTGCAAGCGCTTTCAATCAAGATCGAGATCTGAGTCTGGAGGTAGGTTGTAATGCTTTTATTGCTAAGCCCGTACATCCCGATACTCTGTTCCATACCGTGCGATCTCTGCTCAATTTAGACTGGCAATACGAAGATACAGAGCTTGAATCTGCTTCATCCATAAATACATTTGATGTTTATTGCAATTCTGAGGCGATCGCGCAACCCTTGATCGCACCACCCAAATGTGTTCTAGAAAAGTTGCTCCAAATGGCGCGTATAGGCGATATTCTTGCGATTCAGGATGAAGTGATGTTGCTCCAAGAAACAGATCCTGCTTTCCGCCCCTTTGCGAGGCAAGTTTTAGACTATGCCCGTGATTTTCAGATTAAACGCATCCGTGATTTTTTAACGTCTCAACAACAACAGTCTATAGAGGATTTATCTCCCCTAGCATACGAGAGGAGTGCTTAG
- a CDS encoding sterol desaturase, producing MLEVTLGLILELIKAITATALLLLLGDFFSTFFYHVPEHVFGKFHSIVHHGKNRSFLHYAVLTRNPLVLLDGILGAVPYFIFTPWLWQLSAVGTVIGLLLGEFHVVWRHVSILEWQTPKPVKAFCDFFFITTPERHWLHHQNAFAAFGDIFSFYEYPAEKWLLFLRFVRRKFKQLNQLDNSKTISA from the coding sequence ATTTTAGAAGTTACTTTAGGATTGATTCTAGAGTTGATTAAGGCAATTACAGCAACAGCGCTGTTACTTCTGCTAGGCGACTTCTTCTCGACATTTTTCTATCATGTTCCCGAACATGTATTTGGCAAGTTTCACTCCATTGTGCATCATGGTAAAAACCGCAGCTTTCTCCATTATGCTGTTTTAACCAGAAATCCTCTTGTATTACTAGATGGTATTTTAGGAGCAGTTCCTTACTTTATATTCACACCTTGGCTATGGCAATTATCGGCTGTAGGTACAGTTATTGGACTCTTGCTAGGTGAGTTTCATGTTGTGTGGCGGCATGTTTCCATTCTTGAATGGCAAACTCCTAAACCAGTTAAAGCATTTTGCGACTTCTTTTTTATCACTACTCCTGAAAGGCATTGGCTCCATCATCAAAATGCTTTTGCTGCCTTCGGTGATATCTTCTCTTTTTACGAGTATCCAGCCGAAAAATGGTTGCTTTTCTTACGTTTTGTCCGTCGTAAATTTAAGCAGTTAAATCAATTAGACAACAGTAAAACTATTAGTGCCTAA
- a CDS encoding VOC family protein — protein MQNAINWFEIPATDFDRAVAFYSNVLAVDLQKAEFMGEPQAFFPMDRESVGGAIVKSDRLTPSMTGTLIYLNLVTLENLEQALERVEPSGGKVCMGKTDIGDPGFIGLIQDTEGNSIGLHSPRPIA, from the coding sequence ATGCAGAATGCAATTAACTGGTTTGAGATCCCTGCAACTGACTTTGATCGCGCAGTTGCCTTTTATAGCAATGTTCTTGCAGTAGATCTCCAAAAGGCAGAATTTATGGGAGAGCCACAGGCTTTCTTTCCTATGGATCGCGAAAGTGTTGGTGGTGCGATCGTCAAAAGCGATCGCTTGACTCCCTCCATGACGGGCACTTTAATCTACCTAAATCTAGTTACTCTTGAGAATTTGGAGCAAGCATTGGAAAGGGTAGAGCCAAGTGGTGGAAAGGTTTGTATGGGTAAAACTGACATTGGCGACCCTGGTTTTATTGGGTTAATTCAAGATACTGAAGGCAACTCCATTGGTCTACATTCACCTCGTCCAATCGCATAA
- a CDS encoding DUF5677 domain-containing protein, which translates to MQSTETIKDLLNLIEGFSTDFENALTKIQDPKIKSDIAAANLLRLLGNHIEGIFHLAHRGLYLLPSALVISRSVIETFGNLIWLIEPESSEERENRFIAILNKEKSENNRYASNLEELNIDISRFKIDNDLLNDHINSVKSDLSERSKNCKINQPHFKGLLKDIKEEYLYPLYCRFSQSVHSNHSATWIFHNEPNEYGGVINNEDWYLSLFVCRYTLIVSSEKFLKRFGGNPEEVITEEIKQEIKIYREKLAKPFTIVQTI; encoded by the coding sequence ATGCAATCAACAGAAACAATCAAAGATTTATTAAATTTAATTGAAGGCTTTTCTACGGATTTTGAAAACGCTTTAACTAAAATTCAAGATCCCAAAATTAAATCAGATATTGCTGCTGCAAATTTATTAAGGTTACTCGGAAATCATATAGAAGGAATATTTCATCTTGCTCATCGTGGACTTTATCTCTTGCCATCCGCTCTAGTTATTTCTCGTTCTGTAATAGAAACATTTGGCAACTTAATTTGGCTAATAGAACCAGAATCATCTGAGGAAAGAGAAAATCGCTTTATAGCTATTTTAAATAAGGAAAAATCTGAGAATAATAGGTATGCAAGCAATTTAGAAGAATTAAATATAGATATTTCAAGATTTAAAATTGATAATGATTTGTTGAATGATCATATTAATAGTGTCAAATCTGATCTGTCAGAGCGATCCAAAAATTGTAAAATTAATCAACCACATTTTAAGGGCTTACTGAAGGATATTAAAGAAGAATATCTTTATCCTTTGTATTGTCGATTTAGTCAATCTGTTCATTCAAATCATTCAGCTACTTGGATATTTCATAATGAACCAAATGAGTATGGAGGAGTAATAAATAATGAAGACTGGTATCTCTCATTATTTGTATGTCGCTATACTCTCATTGTTTCCAGTGAAAAGTTTTTAAAGAGATTTGGTGGTAATCCTGAGGAAGTTATTACTGAGGAAATAAAGCAAGAAATAAAGATCTATCGAGAAAAGTTAGCAAAACCCTTCACGATAGTACAAACTATATAA
- the trmB gene encoding tRNA (guanosine(46)-N7)-methyltransferase TrmB, with product MQQNSSNPSINSVEPLVDRSNMPDRIVNISNAGEVIVNVTNENVSRRARVREHVNPLAKKYSVAIAPPVWSEVYADCSKPLSLDIGSARGRYILQMAQLKPDWNFLGLEIREPLVDRCNEVRDELGLKNLHYIFCNANVSLAGLLTKGALHEVTIQFPDPWFKRRQQKRRAVQPELVATLAELLVPNADVFLQSDVLEVAEDMRQHFDANDNFINLAGAGNFADDSIFPEHIPTERESSVISQGLPVYRAYFKRK from the coding sequence ATGCAGCAGAACTCCTCAAATCCTTCCATTAATTCAGTCGAGCCTCTAGTCGATCGCTCCAATATGCCTGATCGCATTGTCAATATCTCTAATGCAGGCGAAGTGATTGTCAATGTCACCAATGAAAATGTGTCACGACGGGCGCGAGTGCGCGAACATGTAAATCCGCTTGCCAAAAAATATAGTGTGGCGATCGCGCCACCAGTTTGGTCAGAAGTCTATGCTGATTGCTCAAAGCCATTAAGCTTAGATATTGGCTCTGCACGCGGACGTTACATTTTGCAGATGGCGCAACTCAAGCCTGATTGGAATTTTTTGGGCTTAGAAATTCGGGAGCCATTAGTCGATCGCTGTAATGAAGTGCGCGATGAACTAGGCTTAAAAAATCTGCATTATATTTTTTGCAATGCCAATGTGTCGCTAGCGGGACTATTAACTAAAGGCGCATTGCATGAAGTCACGATTCAATTTCCCGATCCTTGGTTCAAGCGTCGCCAACAAAAACGCCGCGCCGTTCAACCTGAGCTAGTGGCAACTTTAGCGGAGTTACTTGTGCCTAATGCCGACGTTTTTTTACAGTCCGATGTGTTGGAAGTAGCCGAAGATATGCGTCAACATTTTGATGCAAATGACAATTTTATTAATCTTGCTGGGGCTGGAAATTTTGCTGACGATTCAATTTTCCCTGAACATATTCCCACCGAGCGCGAAAGTTCGGTGATTTCGCAAGGTTTGCCCGTTTATCGAGCTTATTTCAAACGAAAATAG
- a CDS encoding ferredoxin-thioredoxin reductase catalytic domain-containing protein codes for MSLKPESESDRGKNKASSKSFEAMRKFSEKYAKNTGTFFCVDPSVTNAVIEGLAKHKEELGSPLCPCRYYEDKEAEVKDTYWNCPCVPMRERKECHCMLFLTPDNPFAGTKQELEIVDIVYDA; via the coding sequence ATGTCCCTTAAACCAGAGTCAGAGTCAGATCGCGGGAAAAACAAAGCTTCCTCCAAAAGCTTTGAAGCGATGAGAAAGTTTTCCGAAAAATATGCCAAAAACACAGGGACTTTTTTTTGTGTAGATCCTAGTGTAACTAATGCCGTTATCGAAGGTTTAGCAAAACATAAAGAAGAATTAGGCTCTCCTCTCTGTCCTTGTCGTTATTATGAAGACAAAGAGGCTGAAGTCAAAGATACTTACTGGAATTGCCCCTGTGTGCCAATGCGTGAGCGCAAAGAATGTCACTGTATGCTGTTCCTGACCCCAGACAATCCCTTTGCTGGTACAAAGCAAGAACTGGAGATCGTAGATATCGTATACGATGCTTAA
- the trpS gene encoding tryptophan--tRNA ligase, translating to MQKRVLSGVQPTGNLHIGNYLGAIRNWVETQADYENFFCVVDLHAITVPHDPKTLASNTRDIAALYIACGIDPSISTIFVQSHVSAHAELTWLLNCITPLNWLERMIQFKEKAIKQGENVGVGLLDYPVLMAADILLYQADLVPVGEDQKQHLELTRDVAGRFNDQFAPVLKVPNPLIRKEGARVMSLTDGTKKMSKSDPSEMSRIHLLDKPDEIAKKIKKCKTDAVRELAFDDSDRPEANNLLGLYVIFANKTKEEVQAEAATWRGWGDFKTVLTDAAIAHLEPIQTKYNEVVKESGYLDRVLKEGREKASETAFKTLNAVKDAMGYLPPL from the coding sequence ATGCAAAAACGAGTTCTATCTGGCGTACAACCAACTGGCAATCTGCATATTGGCAATTATTTGGGGGCAATTCGCAACTGGGTAGAGACTCAGGCTGATTACGAAAACTTCTTTTGTGTTGTCGATCTGCACGCAATTACAGTCCCTCATGATCCCAAGACCTTAGCTAGCAATACTCGCGACATTGCAGCTTTATACATTGCCTGCGGTATCGATCCGAGTATTTCCACGATTTTTGTACAGTCCCATGTGTCCGCCCATGCTGAACTCACATGGCTGCTCAACTGCATCACGCCGCTAAATTGGTTAGAACGAATGATCCAATTTAAAGAGAAGGCAATCAAGCAAGGCGAAAATGTGGGCGTGGGTTTGCTAGATTATCCTGTGCTGATGGCAGCAGATATTTTGCTATATCAAGCGGATTTAGTGCCAGTTGGGGAAGATCAGAAACAGCATTTGGAATTGACGCGAGATGTGGCAGGAAGATTTAACGATCAGTTTGCACCAGTTTTGAAAGTGCCTAATCCCTTAATTCGGAAGGAAGGGGCTAGGGTAATGAGTCTCACCGATGGAACCAAAAAAATGTCGAAGTCTGATCCTTCGGAAATGAGTCGGATTCATTTGCTCGATAAGCCCGATGAAATTGCCAAGAAAATCAAGAAATGCAAGACCGATGCGGTGCGCGAGCTAGCCTTTGATGACAGCGATCGCCCTGAAGCGAATAATCTTCTTGGTCTATACGTGATTTTTGCAAATAAAACAAAGGAAGAAGTCCAAGCTGAGGCGGCGACATGGCGCGGTTGGGGTGATTTTAAGACTGTCTTAACTGATGCGGCGATCGCGCATCTTGAGCCAATTCAAACTAAGTATAACGAAGTGGTAAAAGAGTCAGGATATCTAGATCGCGTATTAAAAGAAGGACGTGAAAAAGCCTCTGAAACTGCTTTTAAAACCCTCAATGCTGTCAAAGATGCAATGGGTTATTTACCACCTTTATAA
- a CDS encoding tetratricopeptide repeat protein, with protein MKYAGNVWDKDALKNPETEYQTLLALLKQKQGFGMLFVRCSPAEGEQIIKRTRTDTLQQTVHVLRLDQPVADFYEVLVDKTDVHNANVLFVTGIEEFLEGEITNTVDGELGEKLKHIPRPLAHLSLLQSKLQEKFAIRFVFLLPLFALKFFINDYPELFDNAVEVFEFPTDMELLRQETFRWVGGDRFEAYGQLSAEERDRKYEDLQKLIDAQPLISERRIELLLEQGGLLVAGNRCQEAISNCDLALQIRNDNHLAWYNRAVALDLCDHHEEAVDNYRQALSFKEDFYAAWHNLGTSLSMLGRYEEAINSYNIALRHKPDYYYSYGGKGLVCSVLGKYDEAIEHCEKALAIKPDYVQGWFSRAYALESIGQYGEAVASYDRALEYKPRDHQIWYSRAKALEHWGNYTEAIASYDQALAIRPDDYYAWNNRGLVLNKLELYEEAIASHDRALEINPDDHFAWYSRGNALSGIGKLEEAIASYDKAIQISPQETQVWQNRRLALRTLGFE; from the coding sequence ATGAAGTACGCTGGAAACGTTTGGGATAAAGATGCTCTAAAAAATCCAGAGACAGAATATCAAACCCTATTAGCTTTACTAAAGCAGAAACAAGGTTTTGGGATGCTTTTTGTGCGTTGTTCTCCTGCCGAGGGGGAGCAAATTATAAAAAGGACAAGAACAGATACCTTACAGCAAACAGTTCATGTATTAAGACTTGATCAACCTGTGGCGGACTTTTATGAAGTACTTGTCGATAAGACGGATGTTCATAATGCAAATGTGTTATTTGTCACGGGCATCGAAGAATTTTTAGAGGGAGAAATTACAAATACTGTTGATGGTGAGTTAGGCGAAAAGCTAAAACATATTCCTCGTCCTCTTGCTCACTTGAGCCTGTTACAGTCTAAGCTCCAAGAGAAGTTCGCAATTCGCTTTGTATTTCTATTGCCATTGTTTGCTCTCAAGTTTTTTATTAACGACTATCCCGAGTTGTTTGACAATGCCGTAGAGGTATTTGAGTTCCCTACGGATATGGAATTGTTGCGACAAGAGACTTTTCGCTGGGTTGGTGGCGATCGCTTTGAAGCCTATGGTCAACTTAGTGCCGAAGAACGCGATCGCAAGTATGAAGATCTGCAAAAGTTGATTGATGCTCAACCCTTAATATCTGAGCGTCGTATTGAGTTATTGCTAGAGCAGGGGGGGCTATTAGTCGCAGGTAATCGCTGCCAAGAGGCGATCTCTAATTGTGATCTCGCATTACAGATTCGCAATGATAATCATTTAGCTTGGTATAACCGTGCCGTGGCTTTAGACCTATGCGATCACCATGAAGAAGCTGTAGATAACTATCGGCAAGCTCTTTCTTTCAAAGAGGACTTTTATGCGGCGTGGCATAATCTCGGAACCTCTTTGAGTATGTTAGGTCGCTACGAAGAGGCTATTAATAGTTACAATATCGCCCTCAGACATAAGCCTGATTACTACTATTCCTACGGTGGTAAGGGGCTAGTTTGTAGCGTGCTTGGCAAGTATGACGAAGCAATTGAACATTGTGAAAAGGCTCTAGCCATAAAACCCGACTATGTACAGGGTTGGTTTAGTCGGGCCTATGCCCTTGAGAGCATTGGACAATATGGTGAAGCTGTAGCCAGTTATGACCGTGCATTGGAGTACAAACCCCGCGATCATCAAATTTGGTATAGCCGTGCTAAGGCTCTGGAGCATTGGGGAAATTATACGGAAGCAATCGCTAGCTATGACCAAGCCCTAGCAATCCGTCCCGATGACTATTACGCTTGGAATAATCGAGGGCTGGTACTCAACAAACTAGAACTGTATGAAGAAGCGATCGCCAGTCATGATCGGGCTTTAGAAATTAATCCTGATGACCATTTCGCTTGGTATAGTCGAGGTAATGCCCTCAGTGGAATTGGTAAACTAGAAGAAGCGATCGCCTCCTATGATAAAGCCATTCAGATTTCACCCCAAGAAACTCAAGTATGGCAAAATCGTCGCTTAGCATTGAGAACACTTGGTTTTGAATAA
- a CDS encoding sensor histidine kinase — protein sequence MLPRKAWQRNARMTWLFHIILLSSLGILGAFMFWMQLHVPIIIPLLILVAIGLLILFSLMLGLQQNLIDEQRCEIDRLHNIEQTAVISQTRKLLHRIAADIHDGPLQELKLVMDCLELLQMNSQAVDLNPILDRLEDLGNHLRQQLHQTREIALEITPDLREGLDIGIAKKLQHLVDSGELTLHVVLQLQPLDEPQLNSIWLEAREDIYRFFNEAIANVIHHAQPPQGKATQIKVRLEQHGRQCTLTIENDGEILDSSILEITSQQRKHGGYGMKLMQAIADDLPNGKFEGMTLVKGGMYVQLTWLLLLNSE from the coding sequence ATGCTCCCCCGCAAAGCATGGCAACGCAATGCCAGAATGACTTGGCTTTTCCATATCATCCTGCTGAGCAGTTTGGGAATTCTGGGTGCATTCATGTTTTGGATGCAACTACATGTTCCCATCATCATTCCTTTGCTGATATTGGTTGCTATAGGACTACTAATTCTCTTTTCCTTAATGCTAGGGCTGCAACAAAACTTGATTGATGAGCAACGATGCGAAATTGATCGCTTGCACAACATTGAACAGACTGCTGTAATCTCACAAACTCGCAAACTTCTACATCGCATTGCGGCTGACATCCATGATGGACCACTCCAAGAACTCAAACTGGTGATGGATTGCTTAGAACTTCTACAAATGAATTCTCAGGCTGTAGATCTCAACCCCATTCTCGATCGCTTAGAAGATCTAGGAAATCACCTCCGTCAACAACTCCATCAAACCCGTGAGATCGCTTTAGAAATTACACCCGATCTCCGAGAAGGACTGGATATTGGCATAGCAAAAAAACTGCAACATCTAGTTGATTCTGGCGAACTGACTCTTCATGTTGTCCTTCAACTGCAACCACTGGACGAACCTCAGTTAAACAGCATATGGCTCGAAGCCCGTGAAGATATTTATCGCTTTTTTAACGAGGCGATCGCTAATGTCATCCATCATGCCCAACCACCACAAGGAAAAGCCACTCAGATCAAAGTAAGGTTAGAGCAGCATGGTCGTCAATGTACGCTTACCATCGAAAACGATGGCGAAATACTAGATTCATCAATACTTGAAATCACCTCTCAGCAACGCAAGCATGGTGGGTATGGCATGAAGCTGATGCAAGCGATCGCCGATGATCTACCTAATGGCAAATTTGAGGGAATGACTTTAGTCAAAGGTGGAATGTATGTCCAACTAACTTGGCTTTTGTTACTAAATAGTGAATAA